Genomic DNA from Clavibacter michiganensis:
CCAGGGACTCGGGGACGCGGAGCACGAAGTCCTCGTCGACGACGACGGCCTCGGAGTAGCCGCCCTGCGTGATGGTGCCGTCGGCCGGGTCGGTGCCGCCGTACGTCTGGATGTTGCCCTTCAGGCAGTACTGCTCCTGGCCGGCCTTGCACTGCTCGCACTCCTTGCAGGAGTTGACCATGCAGCCGACGCCGACGAGGTCGCCGACCTTGTGCTTGGAGACCTCGGAGCCGACCTCGGTGACGCGGCCGACGATCTCGTGGCCGACGACCTGCGGGTACTGGATGGGGCCCCACTCGCCGCGGACGGTGTGGATGTCGGAGTGGCAGACGCCCGAGTAGGCGATGTCGATGGAGACGTCCTTCGGGCCGACGTCGCGGCGCTCGATGGTGGTCTTGGTGATGGGATCGGTGGCGGACGTGGCCGCGTAGGCGTTGACGGTGCGCATGGGTTCTCCTTGTGCTGACCGGTGGGGGCGGGGAGGGATCGGGTCGATCCGGCCGCGCCCTCTTCGGATGCGGTACCCCTCGACGCTACGCCCGTCGGGCGGGGTCGCCGAAACCGCGCGGCTTTTCCTCGGTCGCCGGATAGCGTGGCCGGATGCCCGCACCCACCGTCCCCGCCCCCATGCCCACGCGATCCGGCCCCGTGACGGGGCTCCGGGACGGCGACGTGATCCGGTACCTCGGCATTCCTTACGCGACGGCGGCGCGCGGCGTCCCGCCCGTGTCGGCTGTGCCCGTGCGCGGATCCGACGGCGAGCCGGTCGTGCTCGCGGCCGTGGATCCGGCGCCCGCGTGCCCGCAGCCGTCGTCGCGGATCCTCGACACGCTGATGCAGGGCGCCCTCGACGGGATCGGGCGCTCGGAGGACTGCCAGCGGCTCTCGATCACGCTGCCCGCCGACCTGCGGCCCGGCGAGGAGCTGCCGGTGATCGCGTGGTTCCACGGCGGCGGCTACACGACGGGCGCGGGCGACCTCGCCATCCACGATCCGCGGGCGCTCGTGGTGGAGCAGCGGGTGATCGTGGTCGCGGTGACCGCGCGGCTCGGGCTCCTCGGGTTCGGCGGCGGGGGCCCTGACGCCCCGCCCGCGAACCTCGGCCTCCTCGACCAGCTCGAGGCGCTGCGCTGGATCCGCGACTCGATCGCCGCGTTCGGCGGCGACCCGGGATCCGTCACGGCGATGGGCCAGTCGGCCGGCGGTGACGCGATCCTGCACCTCATGATCAGCGACGGCGCGCGCGGCCTCTTCCGGCGGGCGATCGTGCAGAGCCCGCCGGTGGGGATCACGGGCGGGCGCGAGCGCATGTTCCGCGCGATGGGGCGCGTGACCCGGTCGCTGCCGGCCGAGGCGCCGCTCGACGCGGTGATGCGCCGCCAGGCCCGGGCGGAGCGCGCGTCGTGGGCGTCGGGGATCCGCGCGGGCTTGCCCTGGGGACCGCGCTACGGCCACGCGCCGCTCCCCGCCGAGGCGGACCGCGACGCCGCCTGGCGGGCGGTCGCCCCCGAGGTCGACCTGCTCATCGGCACGACGCGCGACGAGACCGCGATGTACCTGCCGGCGCTGCCGGTGGTCGCGCCGCTGCTCGGCGTGCCCGTCGTGGGCCGGGCGCTGCGGGCGATCCTGATGCGCGCGGTCGTCGGACCCACCACCCGGCTCGTCTACGCGCGGCCCGTCCGGGCGTTCGCGGCACGCCACCGCGCGGCGGGCGGTCGGGCCGTGCGCTACGTCCTCCGCGCGGCCCCGGCGTCGAGCCCCATCGGCGCGGGCCACACGTCCGACGTGCCGCTGATCCTCGGCACCCGCGACGCGTGGACCCGCATGCGCCTGGTTCCGCCGGAGGCGTGGCCCGAGGTCACCGCGCGCGGGCGGGCCGTGCGGCAGGTGTGGGCCGACTTCGCGCGCACGGGCGTGGTCGCGGCCGACGCGGACACGCGCGGCTGCGGGATGCGGTTCGAACGCGGCTGACCGCGGTCGACGGCCGGACGCGACGACGGGGCGCCGGTCTCCCGGCGCCCCGTCGCGTCCTGTGTCTGCGCTTCCCCGCCGGGTGTCAGGCCCTCCGGCGGCGTGCCAGGAACGTCAGCGCCGCGCCGGTGCCCGCGAGCAGGAGGCCGCCCGCGATCCAGGTGAGCGACTCGGATCCGGTCCTGGGCAGCCCATCCCTCCCGGACGCCGCCGGGGCGGAGGCGCTCGAGGGTCGCGGGGACGGCGCGGGTGCGGGGACCGGCGCGGGTGCCGCCGTCGGGGCGGTGGTCGGCTCGCCCGGGCCCGGCGTGGGGGTCGGCTCCGTCGGCGCCGCCGCGAACGACAGCCCCGCGCGGTACGCGAACAGCGGCGAGGCCGAGTCGTTCGGCACGTCGTAGAACTGGGCGGCCACCGCGTCCATGGAGGACGGCAGCTCGAAGGGCAGGCGCCCCTCGGGCTCGGCGGCCCCCGTGATCACGTCGAGCAGCGCCTCGTCCGAGACCCCGTACGACGCGAGCACCGCGTCGCTGTTCGCGACGACGTCCCCGAGGATCAGCGGACGCGTGAGCTGCGGCACCGCGATGGTGCGCGCTCCCGCGTCGTGGGCCCGCACGAGCGCCTGGTAGTCGGTCTCGGATCCGGTGAAGCCAAGGTCCGTGAGGTCGTCGCCGCCGCGCGGGTCGGCGAGGCGCACGATCGCGACGTCGGCGTCCGCCGGGTCGTCGACGACCGTGAAGCCGGCGGATCGGGCGGCCGACGCCTGCACGCCGCTCAGCCACGCGGTCATGCCCGGCTCGACGCGCACGGGGAGCGCGGCAGCGCCTCCGTCAGCGGCGACGCGGGCCTCGCGGGCCTGCGCATCGGCCGCGGGTGCCGTGTCGCTGAGCAGCGTGAGGCTGCGTCGCTGCGCGTCGAGGCCGGCGGCGCGCGATGCGTCGCTGCCCACGATCGCGTCGGCGGCGGCGGGATCCACGTACGGGTCCTCGAACAGCCCGAGCTCGAACTTCTGCTCCAGCACCCGCTGCCCCGCCTCGACCACGCGGGCCTCGGTGAGGAGCCCCTGCTCCACGGCCTGGAGGATGTGCTGCGGCTGGTCGCTGCCGCCGATGATGTCGACGCCCGCGGAGATCGCGCTGGCGTATCGGGCCGGGAGCGTCAGGTCCTCGACGC
This window encodes:
- a CDS encoding carboxylesterase family protein; protein product: MPAPTVPAPMPTRSGPVTGLRDGDVIRYLGIPYATAARGVPPVSAVPVRGSDGEPVVLAAVDPAPACPQPSSRILDTLMQGALDGIGRSEDCQRLSITLPADLRPGEELPVIAWFHGGGYTTGAGDLAIHDPRALVVEQRVIVVAVTARLGLLGFGGGGPDAPPANLGLLDQLEALRWIRDSIAAFGGDPGSVTAMGQSAGGDAILHLMISDGARGLFRRAIVQSPPVGITGGRERMFRAMGRVTRSLPAEAPLDAVMRRQARAERASWASGIRAGLPWGPRYGHAPLPAEADRDAAWRAVAPEVDLLIGTTRDETAMYLPALPVVAPLLGVPVVGRALRAILMRAVVGPTTRLVYARPVRAFAARHRAAGGRAVRYVLRAAPASSPIGAGHTSDVPLILGTRDAWTRMRLVPPEAWPEVTARGRAVRQVWADFARTGVVAADADTRGCGMRFERG